One Carya illinoinensis cultivar Pawnee chromosome 5, C.illinoinensisPawnee_v1, whole genome shotgun sequence genomic window, AATAATTGAAGCTTTCGTAGGTATGAATTTATGCCAGATCCACTCCAACCAACGCGATTCTAGTTCTCTTACTCTCGCACAGTCCCAGGTGCACTTGGATGAAAAGGACCCATCCATACTCTTAGTCCATACTAGTACATCCTTTCCTGCTCTGCGACTTGCCAAAAACGAGCACAACTCCTCGACTTTACTTGCTCCCACTAGACGGTACAGCAACTCAATATCCCATTCATTCTCAATTTTACAGTCCAAGACTTTCAACTTAGGATAAGCCAAAACTGGAAAATCATAACATACTGGACCGTTATCAACCCACTTGTCATACCTAAATGAAACATTCCCATCTTTAATCAACCACTTCGAATGTTCAAGAACCATTGGAATGCATTTAAAGACAGCTTTCCAAAACCAAGTGCCTTTGTCAGGGTTAACCAAAGAGAGGTGTCCTTCACCCACATATTTCCTTCTAAAGAATTGCGCCCAAAGTGAG contains:
- the LOC122310362 gene encoding uncharacterized protein LOC122310362 — encoded protein: MTEDSLWAQFFRRKYVGEGHLSLVNPDKGTWFWKAVFKCIPMVLEHSKWLIKDGNVSFRYDKWVDNGPVCYDFPVLAYPKLKVLDCKIENEWDIELLYRLVGASKVEELCSFLASRRAGKDVLVWTKSMDGSFSSKCTWDCARVRELESRWLEWIWHKFIPTKASIIMWKALHECVSVDDRIRRVGIPMVSRCDCCQEGAYEDLNHVLYAGEFAKDIW